From Gottschalkiaceae bacterium SANA:
AGAATCGAACAATCTCTAGGTCGTATTCCTCGGCAATGGTGCGAACCGTAAAGAAATTATCCTTTGACTTGCTCATCTTCTCGCCCTCGGTGTTGATCATGGCGTTGTGCATCCAGAAATTCGCAAATGGTTTTCCCGTTAGACTCTCAGACTGAGCAATCTCATTCTCATGATGAGGAAACTCTAGATCCGATCCCCCTGCATGAATATCAATGGTTTCTCCCAAGATGCTTCGAATCATGGCCGAGCACTCAATATGCCAACCCGGTCTACCCTCGCCCCACGGACTTGTCCACGCAGGCTCGCCTGGCTTCTTGTTTTTCCAAAGAATGAAATCCAAGGGATTTTTTTTCTCTTTGTTCACCAAGATTCTTGCCCCGCTGACTAGGTCTTCAATATTCTTCCGGCTAAACTTTCCATAATTTCTGACCTTTGTTACCTCAAAATAGACGTTTCCATTTACGGCATAGGCATATCCCTTTTCTTCTAGCTCAGCGATAAATGCGATGATCTCGTCCATGGTCTCCGTCGCTTTCGGATGAACAATAGACGCCTCATCAATATTCAATCCCTTAGAGTCCGTTAGATATTCCCGAATATATTTTTCAGCCAACGCCTTGACTGTCACCCCTTCTTCAATGGATTGGGTGATTAATTTATCATCAATGTCCGTAAAGTTTTGCACATACTTCACATCCATGCCTTGATACTGAAAATAACGCTTCAGGGTATCAAACACCACAAAGGGACGTGCGTTTCCTACGTGAATATAATTGTAAACCGTCGGCCCACAAACATAGATCTTGACGACACCCGGTTCAATGGGAACAAATTCCTCTTTCTTCCTTGTCATGGTACTATAAATTTTCATCAAATTCCTCCTCATTCTTCACTCTTTGCTGATCAAGCTCGTCCTCCAAACTTCGAACGCGCTGTTTCAGATAATTGATCTCTTGTAAAACTGGATCCGGCATGCCGGCTTTTCCAACCCGCTCTTCATTCTGAATCACAATCCTGCCGGGAATCCCAACAACGGTACAATGGGCAGGAACAGGCTTTAATACCACCGACTGAGCACCAACCCTAGAATAATCACCAATCATAATATTCCCTAATATTTTTGCACCCGCACTGATAACCACATGATCGCCAATAGTGGGATGGCGCTTGCCTGTTTCTTTTCCAGTTCCCCCTAATGTAACACCGTGATAAATGGTCACATCATCTCCGATAATGGCCGTTTCACCAATGACAATACCCATACCATGATCGATAAAGAGCCTGCGGCCCAACTGTGCCCCGGGATGAATCTCGATGCCCGTTTTTGAACGACCACGGTCCGACATCATGCGTGATAGGGTCGTCCATCCCCGCTGATAAAACCAATGGGCGCGACGATAGCGCCGGATCGCCTTGAGACCGGGATAGGTCAACAAAACTTCCACGGCAGATTTTGCCGCCGGGTCTTTTTTCATAATGGTTTGAATGTCTTCTTTCAATTGATTGAATCCCAACATAGTTACCTCCCAATGAATTCTTCCATGCTTCGCATGTCTGACCATCTTCGCTCAACTTTTTTTTGCAGATTGAACCCTCTGCAAATGATTACGAAGATCTATTCATCTTGTCCCAATGAATTCTTCCATGCTTCGCATGTCTGACCATCTTCGTTCAACTTTTTTTTGCAGATTGAACCCTCTGCAAATGATTGCGAAGATCTATTCATCTTGTCCCAATGAATTCTTCCATGCTTCGCATGTCTGACCATCTTCGTTCAACTTTTTTTTGCAGATTGAACCCTCTGCAAATGATTGCGAAGATCTATTCATCTTGTCCCAATGAATTCTTCCATGCTTCGCATGTCTGACCATCTTCGTTCAACTTTTTTTTGCAGATTGAACCCTCTGCAAATGATTGCGAAGATCTATTCATTATAAATAAAAAAAAGCGGTGATCAAAGTCTCCAAAGAGACGATTTTCACCGCGGTTCCACTCTTGATTAAAGGACTTGCATCCTTTCTCTCACCGATCCATAACGAGATCATCCGAACAACCCTACTTATTTCAGGCGTCGACTCCCAAGCGCACTTCCCTGCTCAATTCGTAAGCTTCTCACCAACCAGCTTCTCTCTTGGTCCCTTTAGCAAGTACTCTTCTTGTTCCTAGTCTTTCTTCATTCATACCACAATTTTCCCTAGTAAATCAAGGATTATTTTGTGAAGTTTTCTTGGATATAGTTCAATCGATTCTGAATTCCAGCTTTGCCCATGACGACAAAGATAGCCGCCATATCCGGTCCGTGCAATTGCCCGGTAATCATGGCGCGACTTGGCATATAGAGGTTTTTCCCCTTGATCCCTGTCGCTTTTTGAATCCGTTTGAAGAAACCCTTCATAAATTCATCGTCGACTTCCTCAATCGTTTCCATTTCCGCTAGCATGGCTTCAATCAAGACAGGAATACCTTCCGTGCCAAGCAAGGCTTCCACTTCATCGGTTTCAGGAATCACTTCCTCCGTGAAATACAAAGCAGATCGTTCCACCACGTCAGACAATATTTCAATCCGTTCCTGAACCGTTGAAATCATAAGCTCTAACCACGGACGACGGTTCTGTAAATCCATTTCAGAAATTTTTCCAGCTTCTAGCAAATAAGGCACACAAAGATCAGTCAAGTCTGAAAGGGAAAGTTGTCGAATATGTTGGGCATTTACCCAGTTCAACTTATCCACATCGAATACACCACCCGCTTTTGAAACACGACCAAAATCAAAGGCTGCAATCAATTCCTCCATGGAAAAGATCTCTTGATCCCCTTCCGGTGACCAGCCCACAAGGGCCAGATAATTGATCAAACCTTCTTTTGTGTAACCCTTCTTCTTAAAGTCGCCAACAGCAACGTCGCCGTGGCGCTTCGATAATTTTTTCTTTTCTTTATTCAACACCGTTGGAAGATGAACATATTGCGGTGCTTGCCATCCAAAGCATTCATTCAGATAAATATGCTTTGGCGTAGAAACCAGCCATTCTTCTCCTCGCACCACATGGGTGATCTCCATGAGATGATCATCCACTACGGCTGCCAAATGATAGGTCGGAAACCCATCAGATTTCATTAAGACCTGATCGTCCACATCATCGCTGTTAATGGATACATGACCGCGAATGGTATCGTCAAAGGCAATATCCACATTAGCAGGCATCTTCAAACGAACGACGTATTCTTCCCCAGCAGCAATTCTTGCTGCTGCTTCTTCCGTGGAAAGATTACGGCAATGACCGTCATACTTCATCATTTCATTGGATGCGCGTTGCTCTTCCCGAACGGTTTCCAATCGTTCCTTAGAGCAAAAACACGGATAGGCATGACCGGATTCAATCAATTGATTTAAGTGTTCCTTGTAGATGTCCAAACGTTCAGACTGAATATAAGGGCCATATTCCCCTTTTTGAACAATCTCGCCTGCTTCATTCAAGAAAACGCCCTCGTCATGAACAACCCCGGCCCAAGTCAGGCTCTCGATCAAATTCTTCATGGCATCATCGACAAATCGATTGCGGTCCGTATCTTCGATTCTGAGGATATAGGTGCCCCCCTCTTGTTTGGCGTATAGATAATCATATAAAGCCGTTCGCAAACCGCCAATATGGAGATATCCCGTTGGACTCGGTGCAAAACGTACACGTACATTTGACATATTTTTCCTCCCATGTTCACATTCACAATTATTATAAGACAATCCTAGGGCTTTCGCAACAGAAAAGCCCCTTACGGGGCTTTTCAAAACAGCAATTCTTAACATTCCCTAGTCAAGGATTATAAATTCAAACCTTGCTTGTTCAACTCTTCAATCACGCGAGCGACAACATCCGATGCAGCAATCTCTTCTTTGTTCTTCACATCTTTACGAAGAACAAACTCAACAAGACCTTCTCCGGCACCACGGCCTACCGCAATACGAATCGGGAATCCAATCAGCTCCGCATCCTTGAATTTTACACCCGGACGCTCTTTTCGATCATCCAAAATCACTTCAACACCAGCCGCCTTCAATTGATCGTAGAGGGCTTCTGCCAATTCCCTTTGTTCGTCATTCTTCACGTTAATCGGCGTTACCACTGCATGGAAGGGTGCAACCACCGCTGGCCAAACAATGCCGTATTCATCGTAGTTTTGCTCAATGATCGATGCAACGGAACGGGAAACGCCCACGCCATAAGAACCCATCCAGATCAATTTTGCTTTTCCATTTTGATCCAAGTATGTCGCAGACAAGGCTGTGGAATACTTGGTTCCCAATTGGAAAATATTCCCGACTTCGATTCCGCGATCCATCACCAATGGTTTTCCACACTTGGGACAAGCATCGCCAACCCGTACAAGTAAAAGATCATCAACCACACGACCTTCAAAATCACGGCCGTAATTGGCATTGATCAGGTGACGATCCGTCTCGTTGGCACCGATAACAAAGTTCTTCATCTCCAGCACCCGACGGTCCACCAAAATTTCCACATCTTTATCAAGTCCCATAGGACCGGCGAATCCGACCTCGGCGTTGGTTACGCGCTTCACAGTTTCTGCATCCGCCATTTCGAAGTCGTGTTCTTGAACACCAAGGGCATTCATCAATTTCGTCTCATTAATCTCTCTGTGCCCTGGAATGCAGGCCGCCACAACGCGATCCTTGGCTTGAAAAAGAAGAGTCTTTACAAAACGATCTGCTCCAAATCCAAAGAATTTTTCCAAAGCTTCAATGGTACCCACGTCTGGAGTATCCACCTTTTCCAGATCCTTCATCTCTAGATCTTGCTCGACAATCGGCACGATGGTTTCTGCTTTTTCATCCGTTGCAGCAAAATCACAAGAATCACAATAAGCAACATTGCTTTCGCCCACTTCACACATAGCGGTAAACTCATGAGAGTCTCCATTGCCCATGGCGCCGGCATCACCCTCAACCACACGATACTTCATGCCCAATCTTGTAAAGATTCGATCGTATGCGTCCCACATCTCTTGATAAGCATTCATCATGCCCGCTTCATCCATATCAAAGGAGTAAGCGTCCTTCATAATAAACTCGCGAGATCGAATCAGGCCAAATCTCGGACGTTTTTCATCCCGATATTTGGTTTGAATCTGATACAGATTCATGGGCAATTGTTTATAGGAATTCACCTCATAACGAATCAAATCCGTAAAGATCTCTTCGTGAGTGGGACCTAAGCAAAACTCTCGTTGATTTCGATCATGCAGACGGAACATCTCCGGACCAAAATCATCCCATCGGCTGGTTTCCTTCCACAATTCCGAAGGTTGAATGGCACTCATCAAAACCTCTTGCGAACCCGACGCATCCATTTCTTCTCGAACAATCTGTTCCACTTTCTTCAAAACTCGATGTCCCAAAGGCAGATACGAATATACACCCGATACCAGCTTTCGAATCATTCCCGCACGCATTAACAATTGATGCGACGGAATCTCCGCCTCGCTAGGCACCTCGCGCAATGTTGGCATATACAACTTCGTCATTCTCATTGTCTTCACTCCTTCTCCAAAAAACTCATCAAAAAACGCCTCATCCCGAATAGGGACGAAGCGTAAACTCCGCGGTACCACCCTAGTTATAGACCCGTGATCTATCCCTCGAATTGTGTGCTTTTTTGTGAGCAGGTTCAAGCCATAGGGGGATGGAAAGGTCTTTCAGCCTGGGGCCCTTCTCTCTTGCATCCATATTGCCTCTACTATTCTCAAGCACGATATTTGAATGCCCTCATCATACAAGAAAGGACCATTCTTGTCAATTAGTTTCTAAAAATGACCGACTCTCGGTTAAACATACGACGGGTGAACAAAAGAGCAGCACCCACATACACACAAAGCCAAATCCCTACAATCAATAAGTGTCTTGGATCATAAATCCTCGCCAAGGCTTCCTTGATAATGGCGATGGTATTAATGATTGGAATATGAAAATAGGATTCCGGAACCAACTTTCCATCTAAATATAGGGTGAAGTATGCTGGAATCATAACAAGAATCGTCACTGGAGACAAGTAGGTCTGCGCCTCCTTAAAATTTCTCGCGTAGAAACTGATAGCCAGTTCAAAAGCAGAAAACGTGAAATTCAGTCCCAAACAGGCGACCGCAATCACCAAAGCAGACTTAAGGGGCATAATCCCACCCGAAGCCAGAACCGATGGATTTAATATCGTTGCCAATACAAAGCCCAAAAGAGAAGCCAACATGCCCATGACACTGGCAATCACCACGGCAAAATACTTGCCGAAGAGAATCTGCGACCGGCTGGCTCGCGTCGCCAAAAGGGGTTCTAGTGTTTGTCTTTCCTTCTCCCCTGCGCCCAAATCGGTCGCAGCTGGAATTCCACCTACAGCCGACCACATGGTAAGCATCAAGGGTAAAAGCATCATATACAACATGGCACCCACTGGATTACCCGATTCTCCTTCTGCCAAAGCGCGCGATTCTGTTTTTACCGCCGTCACAATTCCTGGGTCCATCCCCAAGTCAATCAGCCGCTGTCTCACTACCTCCTGCTGGAACTGCGTAATCAATCCCTGCATGGTGCCCAAGGCCATGGTTGATTTTTGGCTCGATTCGTCATAATGCAAAATCAAGTCTGCCATATTTTTTTCTTGCAATGTTTCAGAAAATCCGGGTGGAATCTCCACCACAACAAAGACATCCAATTCTTTTAAGGCTGTCATGGGGTCAGGTTCCGATTTAATATCCACCAGTCCTGTTTCCAATAAAAAGTCCGCTACCCCAGATTCCTCTCCGATCATAGCAATGGGCACATGGGACTCCACATCATCAAAGAGACCCTGCATGGCAACTCCCATTACAAAGGTAAGAATAGGAAAGATCAATATTGGAATCAAGATACTGGTTGCAATGGTCTTTCGATCCCGAAAAGTGTCTATCAATTCTTTTTTAAATACGATCCAGGTATATCCCCTCATCGTCGATCCTCGCTTATTCGATGTAAAAAATACTCTTCCAGACTCATCCCTGGCGCTTTATTTTTCAGGTCCTTCAAACTGCCAAACTCAATAAGTTTTCCGCGGTCAATAATCCCAATGGCGTCACAAAGAGCAACCACCTCCGTCATGGTGTGACTGGAGAATACAATGGTTTTCCCTTCCTCCTTCAGCTCACGGATAAAGGCGTGTACCAAACGAATGGCTGTTACATCCAAACCTGCCGTTGGCTCATCAAAGAGCATAACCTGTGGATCGTGAACAATGCTCCTTGCCAAGGCAACCTTTTGCTTCATGCCCTTGGAAAAATTGCCTGACCTTCGATCTAGATACTCGGTCATCTCCAACTGATCAGCCAAACGCTCTACTCGAGCATTGGCGGCCTTTACCTCCATCCCATTTAATCGCGCAAAATAAAGGATATTTTCCCTGGCTGTCAATCGATCATAAAGTCCGGTTTCTCCACCAAAAAGAATTCCGATATGAGCGCGTGCCTCCTCTGGAAAATGAACAGCGTTGACCCCGTGAATCCGAATGGATCCGCTTGTCGGTTGTAGCATGGTGGCCATCATGCGGAGGGTCGTTGTCTTACCCGCCCCATTCTCCCCAAGAAGACCGAATACCTGGCCCTCTGGAATGAAAAAAGAAAGGTCATCCACCGCTTTAAAGCTTCCAAATTGTTTGGACAATCCCTTCACCTTAATCATTGATTGCCTCTACCAAGGCAACGGCCTGCGCCGAGATGCCTTCACCTCTTCCTTCATAGCCCATTTTTTCCGTCGTTGTCGCCTTGATCGAAAGCTGATGAAGTTCAATCGCCATGGCCTGGGCTATCTTTTTTCTCATCATCGGCAGATATGGTGCCAACTTTGGTGCTTGCGCCACAATCACCGCATCAATATTTTCTACCCGATATCCCTGCTTCGTCAATAGTGTCATCACAACTTCAAGCAAGTCAAGGCTATTCGCACCGCGATAGGCTTGATCGCTAGGAGGGAAATGTTGTCCAATATCTCCTAGTGCCACAGCACCTAACAAAGCATCCATGATTGCATGCGTCAAAACATCTGCATCAGAATGACCCAGCAAACCCAATTCATATGGAATGGTCACCCCGCCCAAAATCAATGGACGCTCCGGCACCAATCGATGTGCGTCGATTCCAATTCCTATTCTCATGCCGACCCCTCCTCGTGTATTTTCTTTATTTTACCACATTTGTCTTCTAACCATAAAAAAACTCGGATTTCTCCGAGTTTTACCTTACTTCCCTTTGGCATGCAGTTTTAAATAACTCTCAATAAACCGGTCCAAATCACCGTCCATCACGGCCTGCACATTTCCTGTTTCCTCATTGGTTCGATGATCTTTAACCATGGAATAGGGATGGAACACATAAGAACGAATTTGATTGCCCCAGGCGATCTCGCGATAATTGCCCTGAATATCTTCGATCTTTTCCTTTTTTTCCTGTTGTTGAATTTCGATCAATTTGGCCATCAGCATCTTCATAGCAGTAGCACGGTTTTTGATCTGAGACCGCTCATTTTGACATTGCACCACAACCCCGGTGGGAATATGGGTGATTC
This genomic window contains:
- the cysS gene encoding cysteine--tRNA ligase translates to MKIYSTMTRKKEEFVPIEPGVVKIYVCGPTVYNYIHVGNARPFVVFDTLKRYFQYQGMDVKYVQNFTDIDDKLITQSIEEGVTVKALAEKYIREYLTDSKGLNIDEASIVHPKATETMDEIIAFIAELEEKGYAYAVNGNVYFEVTKVRNYGKFSRKNIEDLVSGARILVNKEKKNPLDFILWKNKKPGEPAWTSPWGEGRPGWHIECSAMIRSILGETIDIHAGGSDLEFPHHENEIAQSESLTGKPFANFWMHNAMINTEGEKMSKSKDNFFTVRTIAEEYDLEIVRFFLLSSHYRSPINFSRKIIEQSKAAMDRLYNGKYQMQHLMKLDLPASDSEEEENKSQAATFVARFVDAMDDDLNTADAIAVMFETVKYANSNLSETSSLDSVKAVYDALMEMGGVLGLMYREKETLELDVQSLIDERQEARKNRDFARADEIRDELKAQGIVLEDTPQGVKWKREE
- the cysE gene encoding serine O-acetyltransferase, yielding MLGFNQLKEDIQTIMKKDPAAKSAVEVLLTYPGLKAIRRYRRAHWFYQRGWTTLSRMMSDRGRSKTGIEIHPGAQLGRRLFIDHGMGIVIGETAIIGDDVTIYHGVTLGGTGKETGKRHPTIGDHVVISAGAKILGNIMIGDYSRVGAQSVVLKPVPAHCTVVGIPGRIVIQNEERVGKAGMPDPVLQEINYLKQRVRSLEDELDQQRVKNEEEFDENL
- the gltX gene encoding glutamate--tRNA ligase, with amino-acid sequence MSNVRVRFAPSPTGYLHIGGLRTALYDYLYAKQEGGTYILRIEDTDRNRFVDDAMKNLIESLTWAGVVHDEGVFLNEAGEIVQKGEYGPYIQSERLDIYKEHLNQLIESGHAYPCFCSKERLETVREEQRASNEMMKYDGHCRNLSTEEAAARIAAGEEYVVRLKMPANVDIAFDDTIRGHVSINSDDVDDQVLMKSDGFPTYHLAAVVDDHLMEITHVVRGEEWLVSTPKHIYLNECFGWQAPQYVHLPTVLNKEKKKLSKRHGDVAVGDFKKKGYTKEGLINYLALVGWSPEGDQEIFSMEELIAAFDFGRVSKAGGVFDVDKLNWVNAQHIRQLSLSDLTDLCVPYLLEAGKISEMDLQNRRPWLELMISTVQERIEILSDVVERSALYFTEEVIPETDEVEALLGTEGIPVLIEAMLAEMETIEEVDDEFMKGFFKRIQKATGIKGKNLYMPSRAMITGQLHGPDMAAIFVVMGKAGIQNRLNYIQENFTK
- a CDS encoding proline--tRNA ligase, whose amino-acid sequence is MRMTKLYMPTLREVPSEAEIPSHQLLMRAGMIRKLVSGVYSYLPLGHRVLKKVEQIVREEMDASGSQEVLMSAIQPSELWKETSRWDDFGPEMFRLHDRNQREFCLGPTHEEIFTDLIRYEVNSYKQLPMNLYQIQTKYRDEKRPRFGLIRSREFIMKDAYSFDMDEAGMMNAYQEMWDAYDRIFTRLGMKYRVVEGDAGAMGNGDSHEFTAMCEVGESNVAYCDSCDFAATDEKAETIVPIVEQDLEMKDLEKVDTPDVGTIEALEKFFGFGADRFVKTLLFQAKDRVVAACIPGHREINETKLMNALGVQEHDFEMADAETVKRVTNAEVGFAGPMGLDKDVEILVDRRVLEMKNFVIGANETDRHLINANYGRDFEGRVVDDLLLVRVGDACPKCGKPLVMDRGIEVGNIFQLGTKYSTALSATYLDQNGKAKLIWMGSYGVGVSRSVASIIEQNYDEYGIVWPAVVAPFHAVVTPINVKNDEQRELAEALYDQLKAAGVEVILDDRKERPGVKFKDAELIGFPIRIAVGRGAGEGLVEFVLRKDVKNKEEIAASDVVARVIEELNKQGLNL
- a CDS encoding ABC transporter permease; its protein translation is MRGYTWIVFKKELIDTFRDRKTIATSILIPILIFPILTFVMGVAMQGLFDDVESHVPIAMIGEESGVADFLLETGLVDIKSEPDPMTALKELDVFVVVEIPPGFSETLQEKNMADLILHYDESSQKSTMALGTMQGLITQFQQEVVRQRLIDLGMDPGIVTAVKTESRALAEGESGNPVGAMLYMMLLPLMLTMWSAVGGIPAATDLGAGEKERQTLEPLLATRASRSQILFGKYFAVVIASVMGMLASLLGFVLATILNPSVLASGGIMPLKSALVIAVACLGLNFTFSAFELAISFYARNFKEAQTYLSPVTILVMIPAYFTLYLDGKLVPESYFHIPIINTIAIIKEALARIYDPRHLLIVGIWLCVYVGAALLFTRRMFNRESVIFRN
- a CDS encoding ATP-binding cassette domain-containing protein; protein product: MIKVKGLSKQFGSFKAVDDLSFFIPEGQVFGLLGENGAGKTTTLRMMATMLQPTSGSIRIHGVNAVHFPEEARAHIGILFGGETGLYDRLTARENILYFARLNGMEVKAANARVERLADQLEMTEYLDRRSGNFSKGMKQKVALARSIVHDPQVMLFDEPTAGLDVTAIRLVHAFIRELKEEGKTIVFSSHTMTEVVALCDAIGIIDRGKLIEFGSLKDLKNKAPGMSLEEYFLHRISEDRR
- the ispF gene encoding 2-C-methyl-D-erythritol 2,4-cyclodiphosphate synthase, which encodes MRIGIGIDAHRLVPERPLILGGVTIPYELGLLGHSDADVLTHAIMDALLGAVALGDIGQHFPPSDQAYRGANSLDLLEVVMTLLTKQGYRVENIDAVIVAQAPKLAPYLPMMRKKIAQAMAIELHQLSIKATTTEKMGYEGRGEGISAQAVALVEAIND